A part of Melittangium boletus DSM 14713 genomic DNA contains:
- a CDS encoding bifunctional cytochrome P450/NADPH--P450 reductase — protein sequence MGKMLAERLNLVTGQLGMERVSIPQPRVRPVVGNAPDLGSETPMQNMMKLARELGPLFRLSFPGGRSLLVVSSHELVADLCDESRFDKKVGAALEEIRDFAGDGLFTAYTHEPNWGKAHRLLMPAFGPAAMRGYHDEMLDVADQMLTRWERFGPEEAIDVPDNMTRLTLDTIALCGFGYRFNSFYQREMHPFVESMVRALAEAGNRARRVPLKTQLMLRTRRQFQVDASYMHEVTRELIAQRRKLAPEDAPRDLLGLMLSEKDPLTGEGLDDDNIRNQLVTFLIAGHETTSGLLSFALYFLLRHPDVLQKAYAEVDRVLGSETPRFEQVNQLHYIDQILRETLRLWPTAPGFSVQALVDTRLVGTHPLSAGDTLFVLTPMLHRDPTVWRDPERFDPDRFAPEVRDGIPQHAWKPFGNGQRSCIGRAFALQEATLVLGMLLQRFHISEPAPYSLHVRETLTLKPEGLRIRARVRQNVSRSLTTRPSPAPVAATSQGQGGVAAHGTPLLLLYGSNSGASEAFARRIASDGLARGYSAKVAPLDEYTGKLPKQGAVVLVTASYNGQPPDNARGFHAWISHVPEGSLLGVRYAVFGCGNRDWAATYQAIPKHFDERLHAAGAQALVARGEADARGDFFGDFEHWYAPFWSTVGEALGVSTGEVNSGPLYKVEVVPSASVDLVAQNKLGMSTLVENRELVDMTSPLGRSKRHLTFRLPEGVTYAAGDYLAVLPENHPDLVERAARRFGVRTDAAVVLRSTRGAMAASLPTDRPVSVQELLGRHVELSAPATRKDLERLAAMNPCPPHAQHLLALAQDAERYKAEVLDKRVSVLDFLEKYSSCVLSFADFLELLPTMRVRQYSVSSSPRADPTQCSLTVAVVDADAWSGQGRFHGTCSSYLARLHPGDPVAVAVRTPNAPFHPPASNATPLVMIGAGTGLAPFRGFIQERALRHVHGEAAGPALFFFGCDHPDVDFLYREELAAWEREGVVKVLPAFFRQPEGDVMFVQHRLWKEREQVKALLAQGATVFLCGDGRRMAPAVRETLARIHQETVGCSEEEASRWLAEMEKQGRLVADVFA from the coding sequence AACGCGCCCGACCTGGGCTCTGAAACGCCCATGCAGAACATGATGAAGCTGGCGCGTGAGCTTGGACCCCTCTTCCGGTTGTCGTTTCCGGGGGGACGGTCCCTGCTGGTGGTCAGCTCGCACGAGCTGGTGGCCGACTTGTGTGACGAGAGCCGCTTCGACAAGAAGGTGGGGGCGGCGCTCGAGGAGATCCGCGACTTCGCCGGCGATGGTCTCTTCACCGCCTACACACACGAGCCCAACTGGGGCAAGGCGCACCGGCTGCTGATGCCCGCCTTCGGGCCCGCGGCGATGCGCGGCTACCACGACGAGATGCTGGACGTGGCGGACCAGATGCTCACGCGCTGGGAGCGCTTCGGTCCCGAGGAAGCGATCGACGTGCCCGACAACATGACGCGGCTCACGCTCGACACCATCGCGTTGTGTGGCTTCGGCTATCGCTTCAATTCCTTCTACCAGAGGGAGATGCATCCCTTCGTCGAGTCCATGGTGCGGGCCCTGGCCGAGGCGGGCAACCGTGCCCGGCGTGTCCCCTTGAAGACGCAGCTCATGTTGCGCACGCGGCGCCAGTTCCAGGTGGACGCCAGCTACATGCACGAGGTGACGCGCGAGCTCATCGCCCAGCGCCGCAAGCTCGCGCCCGAGGACGCGCCGAGGGATCTGCTCGGACTGATGCTCTCCGAGAAGGATCCGCTCACGGGCGAGGGGCTGGATGACGACAACATCCGCAACCAGCTCGTGACGTTCCTCATCGCGGGGCACGAGACGACGAGCGGCTTGTTGTCCTTCGCCCTCTACTTCCTGCTGCGCCACCCGGACGTGCTCCAGAAGGCCTACGCGGAGGTGGACCGGGTATTGGGCTCGGAGACGCCGCGCTTCGAGCAGGTCAACCAGCTGCACTACATCGATCAGATCCTGCGCGAGACGCTGCGCCTGTGGCCCACCGCGCCGGGCTTCAGCGTGCAAGCCCTGGTGGACACTCGGCTCGTGGGCACCCACCCCCTGTCCGCGGGTGACACGCTCTTCGTGCTCACGCCCATGCTGCACCGCGACCCCACGGTGTGGAGGGATCCCGAGCGCTTCGATCCGGATCGCTTCGCCCCCGAGGTGCGTGACGGCATTCCCCAGCACGCGTGGAAGCCCTTCGGCAACGGTCAGCGCTCGTGCATCGGCCGGGCGTTCGCGCTCCAGGAGGCCACGCTCGTGCTGGGCATGCTCCTGCAGCGCTTCCACATCTCCGAGCCCGCGCCCTATTCGCTGCACGTCCGCGAAACGCTCACGCTCAAGCCCGAGGGGTTGAGGATCCGCGCGCGCGTGCGCCAGAACGTCTCGCGTTCGCTCACCACGCGGCCCAGCCCCGCTCCGGTGGCGGCTACTTCCCAGGGACAGGGCGGAGTGGCCGCCCACGGCACGCCCCTGCTCCTGTTGTATGGCTCCAACTCGGGGGCCTCCGAGGCCTTCGCCCGGCGGATCGCGAGCGATGGACTCGCGCGGGGCTACTCCGCGAAGGTGGCGCCGCTGGACGAGTACACGGGGAAGCTGCCCAAGCAGGGCGCGGTCGTCCTCGTGACGGCCTCCTACAACGGCCAGCCGCCGGACAACGCGCGGGGCTTCCATGCGTGGATTTCCCACGTGCCGGAGGGCTCGCTGCTCGGCGTGCGCTACGCGGTGTTCGGCTGTGGCAACCGCGACTGGGCGGCGACCTACCAGGCCATTCCCAAGCACTTCGATGAGCGGTTGCACGCGGCGGGAGCGCAAGCCCTGGTGGCGCGCGGGGAGGCGGACGCGCGGGGTGACTTCTTCGGCGACTTCGAGCACTGGTACGCGCCTTTCTGGAGCACGGTGGGCGAGGCCCTGGGCGTGTCCACGGGCGAGGTGAACTCGGGGCCGCTCTACAAGGTGGAGGTGGTGCCGTCGGCGAGCGTGGACCTGGTGGCGCAGAACAAGCTCGGCATGTCCACGCTGGTGGAGAACCGGGAGCTCGTCGACATGACGTCGCCGCTCGGGCGTTCCAAGCGGCACCTGACGTTCCGCCTGCCCGAGGGCGTGACGTACGCGGCCGGGGACTACCTGGCGGTGCTACCGGAGAACCACCCGGATCTCGTCGAGCGCGCGGCGCGCCGCTTCGGGGTGAGAACGGATGCGGCCGTCGTGCTGCGTTCCACCCGTGGCGCCATGGCGGCCTCGCTTCCCACGGACCGTCCGGTGTCCGTGCAGGAACTGCTGGGCCGGCACGTGGAGCTGTCGGCGCCCGCCACGCGCAAGGACCTGGAACGGCTCGCCGCGATGAACCCGTGCCCGCCGCACGCGCAGCACCTGCTCGCGCTCGCCCAGGACGCCGAGCGCTACAAGGCGGAGGTGCTCGACAAGCGCGTGAGCGTGCTCGACTTCCTGGAGAAGTACAGCTCGTGCGTCCTGTCCTTCGCGGACTTCCTCGAGCTGTTGCCCACCATGCGGGTGCGGCAGTACTCGGTGTCGTCCTCGCCGCGGGCGGACCCCACGCAGTGCTCATTGACGGTCGCCGTGGTGGACGCGGACGCCTGGAGCGGCCAGGGGCGCTTCCATGGCACGTGCTCGAGCTACCTGGCGCGTCTGCATCCGGGGGACCCGGTGGCGGTGGCGGTGCGCACGCCCAACGCGCCCTTCCACCCGCCCGCGTCCAACGCGACGCCCCTCGTGATGATTGGAGCGGGCACGGGACTGGCGCCCTTCCGGGGCTTCATCCAGGAGCGCGCCCTGCGCCATGTGCACGGAGAGGCGGCCGGGCCCGCGCTGTTCTTCTTCGGGTGTGACCATCCGGACGTGGACTTCCTCTACCGCGAGGAACTGGCGGCCTGGGAGCGCGAGGGCGTGGTGAAGGTGCTGCCCGCCTTCTTCCGCCAGCCCGAGGGCGACGTGATGTTCGTGCAGCACCGCCTGTGGAAGGAGCGCGAGCAGGTGAAGGCGCTGCTGGCCCAGGGCGCCACGGTGTTCCTGTGCGGGGATGGCCGGCGCATGGCGCCCGCGGTGCGCGAGACGCTGGCGCGCATCCACCAGGAGACGGTGGGGTGCTCCGAGGAGGAGGCCTCGCGCTGGTTGGCGGAGATGGAGAAGCAGGGCCGGCTGGTCGCGGACGTCTTCGCCTGA